The proteins below come from a single Hippocampus zosterae strain Florida chromosome 5, ASM2543408v3, whole genome shotgun sequence genomic window:
- the ulk4 gene encoding serine/threonine-protein kinase ULK4 isoform X4 encodes MENINLYEELGRDSMAVVYKGRRMGTLNYVALKCCDKAKRPEITNHVRLCQDLDHPNIVHFYEWYETRKHLWLVVELCTGGSLESVIIRDGCLPENVVRKFGWDLVKGLEHIHKLGIIFSDLTPAKILLDSSGMVKLGNFCYSRTETDTLEDLFSLCSTYEETGKRKFDIRHQDVKKRFQGHLSLPGSPTYMAPEILQGSETTALSDLWALGCVLYYMYTGKPPFFSTNHDELTGMILHQEPSSPVQTVFPFSLPSEGFQNLLRAVLIKNHAERIKWPDLLRHQFWTQEQNKEDDLEEVEEYDDDEEFVERKNGRSSGVSPVQGFVTTLEKSTSSQTKNISIPDSGIETHTAVRGVVRKTQESAGTLAEPQKEDEEEKTQDKTATQQMAQILQLEESFTSDNPSKFRPKSDIDDNTETISLLSSCEISSGSCSISDSLNCSRSPQRSDLHIVKTTTGTNITSCVKALLRTQSDQTVSSVSVSPKVQQCEAHIQTPHRKAVAWNQSTTSAM; translated from the exons GTCCGTCTATGCCAAGATCTGGATCATCCAAACATTGTACATTTTTATGAGTGGTATGAGACCAGAAAACACTTATGGCTAGTGGTGGAGCTCTGCACAG GTGGTAGCTTGGAGTCCGTGATTATTCGGGATGGATGTCTGCCAGAAAATGTTGTGAGGAAGTTCGGATGGGACTTGGTCAAAGGACTGGAGCACATCCACAAGTTAGGAATCATTTTCTCTGACTTGACACCTGCTAAG ATCCTGCTGGATAGTAGCGGCATGGTAAAACTGGGTAATTTCTGTTATTCCAGGACAGAGACAGACACTCTTGaagatttattttcattgtgttCTACATATGAAGAAACGGGGAAAAGAAAATTTGACATTAGACACCAAGACGTCAAGAAAAGGTTTCAAG GCCATCTATCGTTACCAGGCTCACCAACTTATATGGCTCCAGAGATTCTCCAGGGATCTGAAACTACCGCACTCTCCGATCTCTGGGCTCTTGGTTGTGTTCTCTACTACATGTACACTG gtaAGCCACCATTTTTCTCTACTAACCACGATGAACTCACTGGAATGATTTTACATCAGGAACCTTCATCGCCCGTGCAGACAG TGTTTCCATTCAGTCTTCCCAGTGAAGGTTTCCAAAATCTTCTTAGAGCTGTACTCATCAAAAACCATGCTGAGAG GATTAAGTGGCCAGACTTACTCAGGCACCAATTTTGGACACAagaacaaaataaggaagatgACTTGGAGGAAGTAGAGGAGTATGATGATGACGAAGAGTTTGTCGAGAGAAAAAATGGCAGAAGCAGTGGTGTTTCACCTGTTCAGGGGTTTGTAAC GACTTTGGAGAAGTCAACCTCATCTCAGACAAAAAACATAAGCATTCCAGACAGCGGGATAGAGACACACACTGCAGTCCGTGGAGTTGTGAGGAAGACTCAGGAATCAGCCGGGACGTTGGCAGAGCCCCaaaaggaggatgaagaagaaaagaCGCAAGATAAAACTGCTACTCAACAAATGGCTCAAATACTGCAACTCGAGGAGTCATTCACATCAG ATAATCCATCAAAGTTCAGGCCAAAGAGTGACATTGATGATAACACTGAGACAATTTCTCTTCTCAG CTCCTGTGAAATTTCAAGTGGAAGCTGCAGCATCTCAGACTCTTTAAATTGCAGTCGTTCTCCTCAGCGGAGTGACCTCCACATTGTTAAG ACAACAACTGGCACCAACATCACATCTTGTGTGAAAGCGCTTCTGCGTACTCAATCAGACCAAACTGTTTCCTCAGTCAGCGTTTCCC CCAAGGTACAGCAATGCGAGGcacacatacaaactccacacaggaaggccgtagcctgGAATCAGTCTACAACgtctgcaatgtga
- the ulk4 gene encoding serine/threonine-protein kinase ULK4 isoform X5, giving the protein MENINLYEELGRDSMAVVYKGRRMGTLNYVALKCCDKAKRPEITNHVRLCQDLDHPNIVHFYEWYETRKHLWLVVELCTGGSLESVIIRDGCLPENVVRKFGWDLVKGLEHIHKLGIIFSDLTPAKILLDSSGMVKLGNFCYSRTETDTLEDLFSLCSTYEETGKRKFDIRHQDVKKRFQGSPTYMAPEILQGSETTALSDLWALGCVLYYMYTGKPPFFSTNHDELTGMILHQEPSSPVQTVFPFSLPSEGFQNLLRAVLIKNHAERIKWPDLLRHQFWTQEQNKEDDLEEVEEYDDDEEFVERKNGRSSGVSPVQGFVTTLEKSTSSQTKNISIPDSGIETHTAVRGVVRKTQESAGTLAEPQKEDEEEKTQDKTATQQMAQILQLEESFTSDNPSKFRPKSDIDDNTETISLLSSCEISSGSCSISDSLNCSRSPQRSDLHIVKTTTGTNITSCVKALLRTQSDQTVSSVSVSPKVQQCEAHIQTPHRKAVAWNQSTTSAM; this is encoded by the exons GTCCGTCTATGCCAAGATCTGGATCATCCAAACATTGTACATTTTTATGAGTGGTATGAGACCAGAAAACACTTATGGCTAGTGGTGGAGCTCTGCACAG GTGGTAGCTTGGAGTCCGTGATTATTCGGGATGGATGTCTGCCAGAAAATGTTGTGAGGAAGTTCGGATGGGACTTGGTCAAAGGACTGGAGCACATCCACAAGTTAGGAATCATTTTCTCTGACTTGACACCTGCTAAG ATCCTGCTGGATAGTAGCGGCATGGTAAAACTGGGTAATTTCTGTTATTCCAGGACAGAGACAGACACTCTTGaagatttattttcattgtgttCTACATATGAAGAAACGGGGAAAAGAAAATTTGACATTAGACACCAAGACGTCAAGAAAAGGTTTCAAG GCTCACCAACTTATATGGCTCCAGAGATTCTCCAGGGATCTGAAACTACCGCACTCTCCGATCTCTGGGCTCTTGGTTGTGTTCTCTACTACATGTACACTG gtaAGCCACCATTTTTCTCTACTAACCACGATGAACTCACTGGAATGATTTTACATCAGGAACCTTCATCGCCCGTGCAGACAG TGTTTCCATTCAGTCTTCCCAGTGAAGGTTTCCAAAATCTTCTTAGAGCTGTACTCATCAAAAACCATGCTGAGAG GATTAAGTGGCCAGACTTACTCAGGCACCAATTTTGGACACAagaacaaaataaggaagatgACTTGGAGGAAGTAGAGGAGTATGATGATGACGAAGAGTTTGTCGAGAGAAAAAATGGCAGAAGCAGTGGTGTTTCACCTGTTCAGGGGTTTGTAAC GACTTTGGAGAAGTCAACCTCATCTCAGACAAAAAACATAAGCATTCCAGACAGCGGGATAGAGACACACACTGCAGTCCGTGGAGTTGTGAGGAAGACTCAGGAATCAGCCGGGACGTTGGCAGAGCCCCaaaaggaggatgaagaagaaaagaCGCAAGATAAAACTGCTACTCAACAAATGGCTCAAATACTGCAACTCGAGGAGTCATTCACATCAG ATAATCCATCAAAGTTCAGGCCAAAGAGTGACATTGATGATAACACTGAGACAATTTCTCTTCTCAG CTCCTGTGAAATTTCAAGTGGAAGCTGCAGCATCTCAGACTCTTTAAATTGCAGTCGTTCTCCTCAGCGGAGTGACCTCCACATTGTTAAG ACAACAACTGGCACCAACATCACATCTTGTGTGAAAGCGCTTCTGCGTACTCAATCAGACCAAACTGTTTCCTCAGTCAGCGTTTCCC CCAAGGTACAGCAATGCGAGGcacacatacaaactccacacaggaaggccgtagcctgGAATCAGTCTACAACgtctgcaatgtga
- the ulk4 gene encoding serine/threonine-protein kinase ULK4 isoform X3, giving the protein MFTCTYTYTYKHSFNSIGVICCDLNISFAPLGWVEVTRIIRLPVRRTTCWSSTKYEMVRLSQDLDHPNIVRFYEWYETRKHLWVVVELCTGGSLESVIVRDGCLPEDVVRKFGWDLVKGLEYIHKLGIIFSDLTPTKILLDNSGTLKLSNLSHSKTERETLEDFLSLCSSCEDAEENYQHDIKKRFQGSAHYMAPEVLQGSETTLTSDLWALGCILYYMYTGKPPFFSTNHDELTGMILHQEPSSPVQTVFPFSLPSEGFQNLLRAVLIKNHAERIKWPDLLRHQFWTQEQNKEDDLEEVEEYDDDEEFVERKNGRSSGVSPVQGFVTTLEKSTSSQTKNISIPDSGIETHTAVRGVVRKTQESAGTLAEPQKEDEEEKTQDKTATQQMAQILQLEESFTSDNPSKFRPKSDIDDNTETISLLSSCEISSGSCSISDSLNCSRSPQRSDLHIVKTTTGTNITSCVKALLRTQSDQTVSSVSVSPKVQQCEAHIQTPHRKAVAWNQSTTSAM; this is encoded by the exons atgtttacatgtacatatacatatacatataaacATTCATTTAATTCAATTGGTGTGATTTGTTGCGACTTAAATATTTCATTCGCGCCCCTCGGGTGGGTTGAAGTGACCCGCATCATCCGACTTCCGGTTAGGAGAACGACGTGTTGGAGCTCCACGAAATACGAAATG GTTCGTCTGAGTCAAGATCTGGATCATCCAAACATTGTTCGCTTTTATGAGTGGTATGAGACCAGAAAGCACTTGTGGGTAGTGGTAGAGCTCTGCACAG GTGGTTCGTTGGAGTCTGTAATTGTTCGTGATGGATGTCTGCCTGAAGATGTGGTTAGGAAGTTTGGTTGGGACTTGGTCAAAGGACTGGAATATATTCACAAATTAGGAATCATTTTCTCTGACCTGACCCCAACTAAG ATCCTGCTGGATAATAGTGGTACTTTAAAGTTAAGTAACCTCAGTCACTCCAAGACAGAGAGGGAAACCCTTGAAGATTTCTTGTCATTGTGTTCTTCATGTGAAGATGCAGAGGAAAACTATCAacatgatattaaaaaaagatttcaag GCTCAGCACATTACATGGCTCCAGAAGTCCTACAGGGATCAGAAACGACTTTGACCTCGGATCTCTGGGCTCTTGGTTGTATTCTCTACTACATGTACACTG gtaAGCCACCATTTTTCTCTACTAACCACGATGAACTCACTGGAATGATTTTACATCAGGAACCTTCATCGCCCGTGCAGACAG TGTTTCCATTCAGTCTTCCCAGTGAAGGTTTCCAAAATCTTCTTAGAGCTGTACTCATCAAAAACCATGCTGAGAG GATTAAGTGGCCAGACTTACTCAGGCACCAATTTTGGACACAagaacaaaataaggaagatgACTTGGAGGAAGTAGAGGAGTATGATGATGACGAAGAGTTTGTCGAGAGAAAAAATGGCAGAAGCAGTGGTGTTTCACCTGTTCAGGGGTTTGTAAC GACTTTGGAGAAGTCAACCTCATCTCAGACAAAAAACATAAGCATTCCAGACAGCGGGATAGAGACACACACTGCAGTCCGTGGAGTTGTGAGGAAGACTCAGGAATCAGCCGGGACGTTGGCAGAGCCCCaaaaggaggatgaagaagaaaagaCGCAAGATAAAACTGCTACTCAACAAATGGCTCAAATACTGCAACTCGAGGAGTCATTCACATCAG ATAATCCATCAAAGTTCAGGCCAAAGAGTGACATTGATGATAACACTGAGACAATTTCTCTTCTCAG CTCCTGTGAAATTTCAAGTGGAAGCTGCAGCATCTCAGACTCTTTAAATTGCAGTCGTTCTCCTCAGCGGAGTGACCTCCACATTGTTAAG ACAACAACTGGCACCAACATCACATCTTGTGTGAAAGCGCTTCTGCGTACTCAATCAGACCAAACTGTTTCCTCAGTCAGCGTTTCCC CCAAGGTACAGCAATGCGAGGcacacatacaaactccacacaggaaggccgtagcctgGAATCAGTCTACAACgtctgcaatgtga
- the ulk4 gene encoding serine/threonine-protein kinase ULK4 isoform X6, with product MFTCTYTYTYKHSFNSIGVICCDLNISFAPLGWVEVTRIIRLPVRRTTCWSSTKYEMMENFILYDELGGGSTSIVYKGRLKGNLNYVALKCSDKVKRPEITNHVRLSQDLDHPNIVRFYEWYETRKHLWVVVELCTGGSLESVIVRDGCLPEDVVRKFGWDLVKGLEYIHKLGIIFSDLTPTKILLDNSGTLKLSNLSHSKTERETLEDFLSLCSSCEDAEENYQHDIKKRFQGSAHYMAPEVLQGSETTLTSDLWALGCILYYMYTGKPPFFSTNHDELTGMILHQEPSSPVQTVFPFSLPSEGFQNLLRAVLIKNHAERIKWPDLLRHQFWTQEQNKEDDLEEVEEYDDDEEFVERKNGRSSGVSPVQGFVTTLEKSTSSQTKNISIPDSGIETHTAVRGVVRKTQESAGTLAEPQKEDEEEKTQDKTATQQMAQILQLEESFTSETEVRRENHGKNMQTPHRKAGAQNRTHDLCTLRQTC from the exons atgtttacatgtacatatacatatacatataaacATTCATTTAATTCAATTGGTGTGATTTGTTGCGACTTAAATATTTCATTCGCGCCCCTCGGGTGGGTTGAAGTGACCCGCATCATCCGACTTCCGGTTAGGAGAACGACGTGTTGGAGCTCCACGAAATACGAAATG ATGGAGAACTTCATTCTGTATGATGAGCTAGGAGGAGGTTCAACATCTATTGTCTATAAAGGAAGACTGAAGGGAAATCTAAACTATGTCGCCCTCAAATGCAGTGACAAAGTCAAGAGACCCGAGATCACCAACCAT GTTCGTCTGAGTCAAGATCTGGATCATCCAAACATTGTTCGCTTTTATGAGTGGTATGAGACCAGAAAGCACTTGTGGGTAGTGGTAGAGCTCTGCACAG GTGGTTCGTTGGAGTCTGTAATTGTTCGTGATGGATGTCTGCCTGAAGATGTGGTTAGGAAGTTTGGTTGGGACTTGGTCAAAGGACTGGAATATATTCACAAATTAGGAATCATTTTCTCTGACCTGACCCCAACTAAG ATCCTGCTGGATAATAGTGGTACTTTAAAGTTAAGTAACCTCAGTCACTCCAAGACAGAGAGGGAAACCCTTGAAGATTTCTTGTCATTGTGTTCTTCATGTGAAGATGCAGAGGAAAACTATCAacatgatattaaaaaaagatttcaag GCTCAGCACATTACATGGCTCCAGAAGTCCTACAGGGATCAGAAACGACTTTGACCTCGGATCTCTGGGCTCTTGGTTGTATTCTCTACTACATGTACACTG gtaAGCCACCATTTTTCTCTACTAACCACGATGAACTCACTGGAATGATTTTACATCAGGAACCTTCATCGCCCGTGCAGACAG TGTTTCCATTCAGTCTTCCCAGTGAAGGTTTCCAAAATCTTCTTAGAGCTGTACTCATCAAAAACCATGCTGAGAG GATTAAGTGGCCAGACTTACTCAGGCACCAATTTTGGACACAagaacaaaataaggaagatgACTTGGAGGAAGTAGAGGAGTATGATGATGACGAAGAGTTTGTCGAGAGAAAAAATGGCAGAAGCAGTGGTGTTTCACCTGTTCAGGGGTTTGTAAC GACTTTGGAGAAGTCAACCTCATCTCAGACAAAAAACATAAGCATTCCAGACAGCGGGATAGAGACACACACTGCAGTCCGTGGAGTTGTGAGGAAGACTCAGGAATCAGCCGGGACGTTGGCAGAGCCCCaaaaggaggatgaagaagaaaagaCGCAAGATAAAACTGCTACTCAACAAATGGCTCAAATACTGCAACTCGAGGAGTCATTCACATCAG aaaccgaagTACGCAGAGAAAaccacgggaagaacatgcaaactccacacaggaaggctggagcccagaaccgaacccatgacctctgcactctgaggcagacgtgctaa
- the ulk4 gene encoding serine/threonine-protein kinase ULK4 isoform X1: MFTCTYTYTYKHSFNSIGVICCDLNISFAPLGWVEVTRIIRLPVRRTTCWSSTKYEMMENFILYDELGGGSTSIVYKGRLKGNLNYVALKCSDKVKRPEITNHVRLSQDLDHPNIVRFYEWYETRKHLWVVVELCTGGSLESVIVRDGCLPEDVVRKFGWDLVKGLEYIHKLGIIFSDLTPTKILLDNSGTLKLSNLSHSKTERETLEDFLSLCSSCEDAEENYQHDIKKRFQGSAHYMAPEVLQGSETTLTSDLWALGCILYYMYTGKPPFFSTNHDELTGMILHQEPSSPVQTVFPFSLPSEGFQNLLRAVLIKNHAERIKWPDLLRHQFWTQEQNKEDDLEEVEEYDDDEEFVERKNGRSSGVSPVQGFVTTLEKSTSSQTKNISIPDSGIETHTAVRGVVRKTQESAGTLAEPQKEDEEEKTQDKTATQQMAQILQLEESFTSDNPSKFRPKSDIDDNTETISLLSSCEISSGSCSISDSLNCSRSPQRSDLHIVKTTTGTNITSCVKALLRTQSDQTVSSVSVSPKVQQCEAHIQTPHRKAVAWNQSTTSAM, encoded by the exons atgtttacatgtacatatacatatacatataaacATTCATTTAATTCAATTGGTGTGATTTGTTGCGACTTAAATATTTCATTCGCGCCCCTCGGGTGGGTTGAAGTGACCCGCATCATCCGACTTCCGGTTAGGAGAACGACGTGTTGGAGCTCCACGAAATACGAAATG ATGGAGAACTTCATTCTGTATGATGAGCTAGGAGGAGGTTCAACATCTATTGTCTATAAAGGAAGACTGAAGGGAAATCTAAACTATGTCGCCCTCAAATGCAGTGACAAAGTCAAGAGACCCGAGATCACCAACCAT GTTCGTCTGAGTCAAGATCTGGATCATCCAAACATTGTTCGCTTTTATGAGTGGTATGAGACCAGAAAGCACTTGTGGGTAGTGGTAGAGCTCTGCACAG GTGGTTCGTTGGAGTCTGTAATTGTTCGTGATGGATGTCTGCCTGAAGATGTGGTTAGGAAGTTTGGTTGGGACTTGGTCAAAGGACTGGAATATATTCACAAATTAGGAATCATTTTCTCTGACCTGACCCCAACTAAG ATCCTGCTGGATAATAGTGGTACTTTAAAGTTAAGTAACCTCAGTCACTCCAAGACAGAGAGGGAAACCCTTGAAGATTTCTTGTCATTGTGTTCTTCATGTGAAGATGCAGAGGAAAACTATCAacatgatattaaaaaaagatttcaag GCTCAGCACATTACATGGCTCCAGAAGTCCTACAGGGATCAGAAACGACTTTGACCTCGGATCTCTGGGCTCTTGGTTGTATTCTCTACTACATGTACACTG gtaAGCCACCATTTTTCTCTACTAACCACGATGAACTCACTGGAATGATTTTACATCAGGAACCTTCATCGCCCGTGCAGACAG TGTTTCCATTCAGTCTTCCCAGTGAAGGTTTCCAAAATCTTCTTAGAGCTGTACTCATCAAAAACCATGCTGAGAG GATTAAGTGGCCAGACTTACTCAGGCACCAATTTTGGACACAagaacaaaataaggaagatgACTTGGAGGAAGTAGAGGAGTATGATGATGACGAAGAGTTTGTCGAGAGAAAAAATGGCAGAAGCAGTGGTGTTTCACCTGTTCAGGGGTTTGTAAC GACTTTGGAGAAGTCAACCTCATCTCAGACAAAAAACATAAGCATTCCAGACAGCGGGATAGAGACACACACTGCAGTCCGTGGAGTTGTGAGGAAGACTCAGGAATCAGCCGGGACGTTGGCAGAGCCCCaaaaggaggatgaagaagaaaagaCGCAAGATAAAACTGCTACTCAACAAATGGCTCAAATACTGCAACTCGAGGAGTCATTCACATCAG ATAATCCATCAAAGTTCAGGCCAAAGAGTGACATTGATGATAACACTGAGACAATTTCTCTTCTCAG CTCCTGTGAAATTTCAAGTGGAAGCTGCAGCATCTCAGACTCTTTAAATTGCAGTCGTTCTCCTCAGCGGAGTGACCTCCACATTGTTAAG ACAACAACTGGCACCAACATCACATCTTGTGTGAAAGCGCTTCTGCGTACTCAATCAGACCAAACTGTTTCCTCAGTCAGCGTTTCCC CCAAGGTACAGCAATGCGAGGcacacatacaaactccacacaggaaggccgtagcctgGAATCAGTCTACAACgtctgcaatgtga
- the ulk4 gene encoding serine/threonine-protein kinase ULK4 isoform X2 — protein sequence MFTCTYTYTYKHSFNSIGVICCDLNISFAPLGWVEVTRIIRLPVRRTTCWSSTKYEMMENFILYDELGGGSTSIVYKGRLKGNLNYVALKCSDKVKRPEITNHVRLSQDLDHPNIVRFYEWYETRKHLWVVVELCTGGSLESVIVRDGCLPEDVVRKFGWDLVKGLEYIHKLGIIFSDLTPTKILLDNSGTLKLSNLSHSKTERETLEDFLSLCSSCEDAEENYQHDIKKRFQGSAHYMAPEVLQGSETTLTSDLWALGCILYYMYTGKPPFFSTNHDELTGMILHQEPSSPVQTVFPFSLPSEGFQNLLRAVLIKNHAERIKWPDLLRHQFWTQEQNKEDDLEEVEEYDDDEEFVERKNGRSSGVSPVQGTLEKSTSSQTKNISIPDSGIETHTAVRGVVRKTQESAGTLAEPQKEDEEEKTQDKTATQQMAQILQLEESFTSDNPSKFRPKSDIDDNTETISLLSSCEISSGSCSISDSLNCSRSPQRSDLHIVKTTTGTNITSCVKALLRTQSDQTVSSVSVSPKVQQCEAHIQTPHRKAVAWNQSTTSAM from the exons atgtttacatgtacatatacatatacatataaacATTCATTTAATTCAATTGGTGTGATTTGTTGCGACTTAAATATTTCATTCGCGCCCCTCGGGTGGGTTGAAGTGACCCGCATCATCCGACTTCCGGTTAGGAGAACGACGTGTTGGAGCTCCACGAAATACGAAATG ATGGAGAACTTCATTCTGTATGATGAGCTAGGAGGAGGTTCAACATCTATTGTCTATAAAGGAAGACTGAAGGGAAATCTAAACTATGTCGCCCTCAAATGCAGTGACAAAGTCAAGAGACCCGAGATCACCAACCAT GTTCGTCTGAGTCAAGATCTGGATCATCCAAACATTGTTCGCTTTTATGAGTGGTATGAGACCAGAAAGCACTTGTGGGTAGTGGTAGAGCTCTGCACAG GTGGTTCGTTGGAGTCTGTAATTGTTCGTGATGGATGTCTGCCTGAAGATGTGGTTAGGAAGTTTGGTTGGGACTTGGTCAAAGGACTGGAATATATTCACAAATTAGGAATCATTTTCTCTGACCTGACCCCAACTAAG ATCCTGCTGGATAATAGTGGTACTTTAAAGTTAAGTAACCTCAGTCACTCCAAGACAGAGAGGGAAACCCTTGAAGATTTCTTGTCATTGTGTTCTTCATGTGAAGATGCAGAGGAAAACTATCAacatgatattaaaaaaagatttcaag GCTCAGCACATTACATGGCTCCAGAAGTCCTACAGGGATCAGAAACGACTTTGACCTCGGATCTCTGGGCTCTTGGTTGTATTCTCTACTACATGTACACTG gtaAGCCACCATTTTTCTCTACTAACCACGATGAACTCACTGGAATGATTTTACATCAGGAACCTTCATCGCCCGTGCAGACAG TGTTTCCATTCAGTCTTCCCAGTGAAGGTTTCCAAAATCTTCTTAGAGCTGTACTCATCAAAAACCATGCTGAGAG GATTAAGTGGCCAGACTTACTCAGGCACCAATTTTGGACACAagaacaaaataaggaagatgACTTGGAGGAAGTAGAGGAGTATGATGATGACGAAGAGTTTGTCGAGAGAAAAAATGGCAGAAGCAGTGGTGTTTCACCTGTTCAGGG GACTTTGGAGAAGTCAACCTCATCTCAGACAAAAAACATAAGCATTCCAGACAGCGGGATAGAGACACACACTGCAGTCCGTGGAGTTGTGAGGAAGACTCAGGAATCAGCCGGGACGTTGGCAGAGCCCCaaaaggaggatgaagaagaaaagaCGCAAGATAAAACTGCTACTCAACAAATGGCTCAAATACTGCAACTCGAGGAGTCATTCACATCAG ATAATCCATCAAAGTTCAGGCCAAAGAGTGACATTGATGATAACACTGAGACAATTTCTCTTCTCAG CTCCTGTGAAATTTCAAGTGGAAGCTGCAGCATCTCAGACTCTTTAAATTGCAGTCGTTCTCCTCAGCGGAGTGACCTCCACATTGTTAAG ACAACAACTGGCACCAACATCACATCTTGTGTGAAAGCGCTTCTGCGTACTCAATCAGACCAAACTGTTTCCTCAGTCAGCGTTTCCC CCAAGGTACAGCAATGCGAGGcacacatacaaactccacacaggaaggccgtagcctgGAATCAGTCTACAACgtctgcaatgtga